Proteins found in one Mangifera indica cultivar Alphonso chromosome 15, CATAS_Mindica_2.1, whole genome shotgun sequence genomic segment:
- the LOC123198424 gene encoding S-formylglutathione hydrolase: METKPTEISSSKMFGGFNKRYKHFSPTMGCSMTFHIYFPPSPSPSHKFPVLYWLSGLTCTDENFIIKSGAQRAASAEGVALVAPDTSPRGLNVEGEADSWDFGVGAGFYLNATQEKWKNWRMYDYVVKELPKLLSENFPLLDTSKSSISGHSMGGHGALTIYLKNLDKYKSVSAFAPIANPINCPWGQKAFTNYLGSNKAEWEEYDATSLVLKNVNVSATILIDQGEDDKFVQEQLLPHKFEEACRSAKVPLLLRLQPGYDHSYFFISTFIDDHIRHHAQALNM, from the exons ATGGAGACAAAGCCTACAGAGATCAGTAGCTCTAAGATGTTCGGTGGTTTCAACAAAAGATATAAACATTTCAGCCCAACAATGGGCTGTTCCATGACTTTCCACATCTATTTCCCTCCTTCTCCCTCTCCTTCTCACAAATTCCct GTACTTTACTGGCTCTCAGGGCTTACCTGCACCGATGAGAACTTTATTATTAAGTCAGGAGCTCAGCGTGCTGCTTCAGCTGAGGGTGTTGCTCTTGTTGCCCCTGATACATCTCCAA GAGGCCTGAATGTGGAAGGAGAGGCAGATAGCTGGGATTTTGGTGTAG GTGCTGGATTTTATCTTAATGCTACACAGGAGAAGTGGAAAAACTGGCGTATGTATGATTATGTTGTCAAGGAGTTGCCCAAACTCCTGAGTGAAAATTTTCCGCTGCTTGATACATCCAAATCATCCATATCTGGTCACTCTATGGGTGGGCATGGTGCTTTGACAATCTATCTGAAAAACCTTGACAAGTACAAG TCAGTATCTGCCTTTGCACCTATTGCCAATCCTATAAACTGTCCCTGGGGCCAGAAGGCTTTCACAAATTATCTTGGTAGCAATAAAGCTGAGTGGGAG GAATATGATGCCACTTCCCTTGTTTTGAAGAACGTCAATGTGTCTGCTACCATTTTGATTGATCAG GGAGAGGATGACAAATTTGTGCAGGAGCAGCTATTGCCACACAAGTTTGAGGAAGCATGCAGGAGTGCTAAGGTTCCTCTCTTATTGCGACTACAGCCTGGTTATGATCATTCATACTTTTTCATTTCCACATTCATTGATGATCACATCCGCCATCATGCTCAAGCTCTTAATATGTAA